The following coding sequences are from one Ornithodoros turicata isolate Travis chromosome 1, ASM3712646v1, whole genome shotgun sequence window:
- the LOC135385384 gene encoding uncharacterized protein LOC135385384, whose amino-acid sequence MVMGCSMKEPFLISVYCGTGKPPDLQAFLGPFIEEVQDLTRSGLHYKGRHISVKLSAIICDAVARSYLKCIKSHNGYYGCERCTQKGVHCENRLLFLDLDSALHTDASFREQLCSLHHTGVSPFLELDIDMIAVFPLDYMHLLCLGVMKRLMHIWTGRKYGRAKLTTEQQCILSERLNSYRKDFPASFQRKPRGIEELDRWKATEFRTFLLYTGPVALKQLLPDKLYHHFLLIHVAARILAAPNLHRVHNEYADKLLRYFVQEMGVLYGTTHLVYNVHSLIHLARDCLNHGPLDSFSAFCFESFLGKLKGKLRTTSCPLSQLSRRVSEVKHTTEYATRTKVETVKQGFSYILEGNTVVRVSEVLASQVRVTVFSNKRDFFTYPMKSSTMNIFRVENRSTSCVRTMQLSALMKGKPCVLLSYKCEHVALPLLH is encoded by the coding sequence ATGGTCATGGGCTGTAGCATGAAGGAGCCATTTCTCATCAGCGTGTACTGTGGCACAGGAAAGCCGCCAGATTTGCAGGCGTTTTTGGGACCCTTCATCGAGGAAGTTCAGGATCTTACTAGAAGTGGATTGCATTATAAAGGACGACACATCAGTGTAAAGTTGAGTGCTATCATATGTGATGCTGTTGCACGTAGCTACCTAAAATGCATAAAAAGTCATAATGGCTATTATGGCTGTGAACGATGCACACAGAAGGGAGTTCACTGTGAAAACAGACTGCTCTTTCTGGACTTGGACTCTGCCCTTCACACGGACGCAAGTTTCCGTGAACAGCTTTGTTCACTCCACCACACCGGTGTGTCACCTTTTCTTGAGCTGGATATCGACATGATTGCAGTCTTTCCACTGGACTATATGCATCTGCTGTGCTTGGGGGTGATGAAAAGACTTATGCATATTTGGACAGGAAGAAAATACGGTAGAGCAAAGCTGACTACTGAACAGCAGTGCATTCTAAGTGAGAGGCTAAATTCCTACCGCAAGGATTTTCCTGCTTCGTTTCAAAGGAAGCCGAGAGGCATCGAAGAGCTTGACAGGTGGAAAGCCACAGAGTTTCGCACCTTTTTGTTGTACACGGGACCAGTGGCTTTAAAGCAGTTGTTGCCTGACAAGCTTTACCACCATTTTCTTCTCATCCATGTAGCAGCAAGGATACTAGCTGCACCTAATTTACACAGGGTGCACAACGAGTATGCGGACAAGCTGTTACGATACTTTGTTCAAGAAATGGGTGTACTTTATGGCACAACGCACCTTGTCTACAACGTTCATTCCCTCATTCATCTAGCAAGAGACTGTCTAAATCATGGCCCCCTTGATTCCTTCAGCGCTTTTTGCTTTGAATCGTTCTTAGGGAAGCTAAAAGGAAAGCTGCGAACAACAAGCTGTCCCTTGTCACAGCTGAGCCGACGAGTTTCAGAGGTGAAGCACACAACAGAATATGCTACTAGAACTAAAGTGGAAACTGTCAAACAAGGTTTTTCGTACATCCTGGAAGGCAACACTGTTGTGCGTGTCAGTGAGGTACTAGCATCACAGGTTCGTGTTACTGTATTCTCAAACAAGAGAGACTTTTTCACCTACCCCATGAAATCATCTACTATGAACATCTTTCGTGTTGAGAACCGAAGCACTAGCTGTGTACGGACCATGCAGCTGAGTGCCCTCATGAAGGGAAAGCCGTGTGTGCTTCTCAGTTACAAGTGTGAGCACGTTGCTCTACCCTTGCTGCACTAA